The DNA region ACTCAAGATACAACATAAATAGAAGATGAAAACCTCGCTGGTGTAAATGATTCATAAAACATCAGCGTGTTAAAGTTCATTTGAGCGCGCGGCTGAAAATTGAACGCGCGCAGAGAACCTGTCCCAGTGGGACTCTCCTCGTGACGTACCAGCCAGATCAAATCTGATTGTGTTTGCATTCGCTGAGAAATATCCAGAGATATAAAACGAGGCGAGGAGAGGGGGCAGTCAGAGGAGACGTCAGTTCTGGAAAAGAGCCCAGGAGCAACTTCACAAGCTTTTCTATCCGCTTCCACAGGCTTCAGAACCACGACCAGCACTCCAATCCACACAGAAACCTCAGCACATGTAAGAGCTCTTTTTATTACACATGTAAAATACTGTTTTGATGAACATTCGTCATTGGTAGTTTCTTCTCACTTTTGCTTAATTTATGGCTTCAGCAATCAaagatttttttccatttaaactaCAAACAATTTCTAAAATTTTGCTTATATTCTTTgcctatttttttattattattgacgTGTGAGTTTAATTTTACTAttctttttttgccttttttgtagtttttaatgtttggtCACATTTGTTAGAATCAGCTTGAGTTCACATTGCATCCAGATAtcctacacagcaaattctccagtgttaaatccgTGTAGACACAATTCTAACTAAATTAACTTACATTGAAAGGTTAAGAGTGTTTTCTTCCCTTTTCGGTAAGGTTTACCTTTATTGGAGATACGAGGTTTTGTTCTGTCTGGGACAAATCTTCTTCCTGCTCACAGACTCTGGGCTGCGTCCAAAACCGCACGCTCTCAGACAGAACTATTACCACGTACCATTTACCGTCGCTGTGGTGGACCCGCAAAGGTACTTTGTGGAAGAAGACAGCAACAGATCCTTGTTTAACTGTAGATTTATAAATTGCTTTTATTTAATACATCGTCTATTCCATTAAACGACCGTTTCTTTTATGTATGGTGAAATGTTACAAAGTTCACCTACACTTctgtatatgtttacaaaagaCCACAACTCCCAATAGAGCTTCATTCGCTGATGTATTTTGGGCAGTGTACCGCTGTGTGGCTGTGGGTGCAGCTGCTGCATTGTGTAAAGTGTATGCAGAGTAAAAAGATATAGtgatttttctgtgtttttaaggtTTAAAGCGATGTTACAGAAGAACGGCTCTCAGCTTCTTCTCCTCATCGCGCTCTGCAGCGTCTTCTACTCGCGGGCTTTAAGTTTACCTTACTCCTCCATGAGGTAGGCTGAAAATCTccccaaacacaacacacactgcatagTGATATATAGCCAATTCCTGAATGAGCACCGTGCTTATAGTGGTCCATTATAAACACTCCAAGAGTTTGCCCTGTTCAACACTGAGATGCTTATTGTCGTCACTCAGAACAATTTCGTTGTCTTTTTAACACTTCTGTTTAATTTCTCACCTCgtcttttgttgtttgttttctgttgtcGACGTCGTTACCCCACTAAACTCAAAATGGACGTCGCCAGAAGCCTAATCAAATTAAGTCTCTATAGTTTTTTCTCGCTTTAGTGAAAGAAAACTAGAAATAGAAAATAgtttttggttgtttgtttgctgtttatTGTCGTAGTCTAAGGATTTTTTCTCGTAGTTGTTTATTGTTGTGTATGCTCGTTTTCCCTCAACTCTTTTCCAACTTAACATTATCAAGCAAGGTTTAGATGTGAGCCATGCGTCAGTTTTGCGCAGCACTAATCAGTCGAAATATGTTTTTGATTTTCTATGTGGAAAGATGTAGCCTACACTTCCTTCACGAGGATACACTTCTGATCATTGGGCTAGACACggaaaatattacatattacattttcttcatatgtttatgtttttcattaaattaaGTAATCTACATCCAGAGATATCATTTGAGTAATCATTTGCCAGTCTTTAAACAGTTTCTTGAAACATTTAAGGTTCCATGAAGaaccttcatttaaaatgtgtcGCCAAAGGTTACCAGTGGAGCCTTCGTTTTTAGAGTGACATGCAACAAAAACTGGTTCAAAAGACGATTTTGCCTGCCAACTCTGCCATGTaaacaatgtttatatttggttCAAATGAAATTCAAAAACTGTTAAATGGTTTGATCCAAAATCTTCTAAATTTGGACCAAATTAGACTTCAAATTTCAAAGTCTGGGTTAATAAAAGCTGTTATGCATCGATCAGATTTGATATGTTCTCTAGTGTTTGGTGAGCAAATGTTTTGCcaatttttgtatttgttataTACTTATCAAGTTAAGAGATTTTGTGAAGTAAAATTTGCACACAAAACCTACCACATTTGTGTTCATTTCCAGTTAAAGATATGTAGCTACTCATTTTCACTCAAACTTTCTTTTCCCATAGTATTGTTGAAACAATATTGCAGCAGGTATATGATACTGCAGTAGTCTAATCAGCTGAGACCCACaatatatatgtgtttgtgtttgtgtatatccGTTGTGGTGTGTTCAGGGCGGTGAGACACGCAGACGGTCTGTTCACCAGTGGCTACAGTAAACTGCTGGGTCAGCTCTCAGCGCGCCGTTACCTTGAGTCTCTCATTGGGAAGAGAGTCAGGTATGAATCCAGCTCAGGTTCTCAGTTCTGGAGATTTTGAGCTTGTACGATTTTATGCTACGCTGATTTCCGATTTTGAGTCTTTTCAGGGATGCTTTGACGTAAAGAAGCAGATTAGAAAATGTCTCAGaatgaaaaagctgtttttccCCTCTGAAACCATCATTTCCTCTGCTCTGTGGAACTTCCAACCCCCTGCCATGAGGAGAACCTAGAGCAGAAAACAGAGAACCAGCAGCAACACGGCACTAATTAAACTGAGGAGATTAGAATGGATGAGAAATGTGAGAGAATGTTATAGAAACCGATCTGGTGATGTGCTGAAAACCTGGAGTCTTTCCTCAGCAAACATATCACAGAAAACCCTCAAAAGAGAGCTATCTCTAAAAAAGGGGACCAATAACGCACCTTTGCTCCTCAGAACATAGGCATTAAAATAAGTAAAGGGAACCAACCATAGTTTGATAATGTGCAGTATATTATCAGTACATATTTCTGTATTATTGGTTAATTACAAATGAATAacctttaattttaattaaagatcACACTTTATCAGATTTGCTCCTTGGTTTTAAAGAAAAGCAGGAGTTGCAAAGCATGACAGAACAAAAATTTGTTAAAGCATAGCACTGTTATTTAAGCTAAAGTGAGTGTATATTATGTTAATATGTGTATCTCCACCCTTTTAATTCCAGTGATGATCTGATGGAAGATCAGGTGCCAGTGAAGCGTCACTCAGATGCAATATTCACAGACAACTATAGCCGCTTCCGCAAGCAAATGGCAGTGAAGAAGTACCTCAACTCCGTCTTAACAGGAAAAAGAAGGTTGGCAGGATAAATAACCTCAAACACTGGTTTACATATCgttactgtccaaagaaaaatgtgtatctctgcttttgtcaatttttagtttataacatcatttaaacacagcagctgtccttcacactgtgtgaaaatctcataatgaatggaccaatataaatgctccaaaattactttaaatatttttacttttatttccaTTGAAAGTAAAGAAGGTTATCTTTTTCATGTAAAGATACACATTTTTCTTTAGataagatttaaaaagctagCTTCAACATTTTTCATGTCAGCATTTAATGTGTCAATGTTCACACATTTCCCAGAAAGCACAGGGAAAAAATACTTGTTTTATTAAAGTCCACTTAAAAACGTAGAAGGCATTTTCTCTCTCCTGAAATATCCTCAGCATTTTGGAGTTATAAGATTTTATTCAGGCTGACAGTGTGCTGAATACCTAGATTATTACTCTATTATTATATTCAACCATGTTTACATGCTTGCTGAGTAATATGCATTCGGTTTTCTCTTTATATGATCACTACCTTTATGTTTTCTATACATTTTCAGTCTAGAAGACACTCCCAGTGAGCAGGAGGAATCCACCGGAGGAGAGACCACCTACCGGGAGAGCTATGATGGCATCACCGTTGATGAACTTCTAAATCATATACCATTGGTGAGTCacaaattttgaaaaatgagAAATACATCCTTACAAATAAACAGCCTTGAATGATCCTTTGATTACATGTATGGTACTAGGAAAGGTATATACATGCTCTAGAACCAATTGCTCATGTTTTGGAACCATTTCCAGCAcaaggattaagcctagtcctagaCTATGCAGCATTTTGTATGGAGATTTTTccaatgaaaagaaaaacagtgacCAAGCCTAATCCCTGAATGGGAAATCAGCCCAATGTTTCATTTGCAAAAATTAACAGAAAGCATTAAATGAAAGGCCCTTTAGGGAACTGAAAGTGGTTCCTATATGGCCTAAGAAccgttttttattttatttatttatttatttattggcatctgtttatttaatttgaagAGTGTGcatgtaaaaaaagaaaaatcatttaTTATTGTGTAGAGTGCCGTATTTGGCTATTACCTGCACTtatttaagtttgtgtattaTATACCAGTAAATCCTTTCAGTTAGATAATAGGAACCACTGCACActcactttttctctctttcacacttcCCCCCTCAGTGTTAGGCTGTGTAACTTATCACTGCTCATTAATTACTTATGCATGTtcaattctttctctctctcttctctccctccccctttgCTTTCTCACATTTTCTCTCAATTAGCCGCTCTGAGGATGGCCACCTGATAAGAACCCACAGTTACCAGTGACTGTCATAGACATTCCATATACAGAGTAAaggaaaacagcatttaactctaaaacaaagtgtctcaacATAATATCAAAATACATAACATGTGGTTACCTATAAAGTAAATGTTTACATTGTATATAATAAGAACATTTTGATGAGAGATTTTTGGCCTGGAGGTATACATGTATAATGAGTTGTGGCTCTGAATTAGGCACATACCTTAGGCATGTTCTCTGTAAGTGATAGCtcaataaatgcatttaaataagTTGTTGGCTGGAATAGTGTAAACAGAGAACACAACGTTTGGACCTGAAGACCACAAGTGGAGCATCAACCAGATCTCAATGATGTTAACATTAGCTTCAAGCAATGAGTGAAAATGTAATATGCTCTGATGTCCATGCATTTTGTAAATCAGAATAATTTTATAAGAATCTGTCGATGTTGCTTCTCTGTTGTTTCTCAGTGAAAACAGGAACTTTAGGGTGCTTGGGTGGGACAGGGGCATTGGGAAATCTTTATTTTTGCCATTCAAAAGTATAATAAAAGTTTGAAGAGCTATTCAACTCTTGACTGCACTCAATGTCAGTGGCGCATCAGTCATTGTAACTGCTCAAGAACTGTTACTTTAAACCATCATGCCACCAAGACAGAGCTCTCTTTGAAATAACTAAGGGCTTGCGTTCTTGATATCTTTTAAtctggaaaaataaatgaaagaacaaAAGACATGTAGACTGTAGGTAGAGTGAATCAAAGCACAGAAAATCAAGTCATTTAGACGGGCAGGTCTAGGATTCAAGCCCCTTGACCGTCAGGAAAATTAGGGACTCTGCCAAACCTTACTCTGTATACATGCCATTGTTTTAGTTGTAGTGTGATCATTTAAACACTTCCAAAACTAGTGTGACAGAAGCATGTTAAGGTCACATGAGCTGTGAGTTAGTGTGTTAACTGGTGTTAAATGAAGCTTTTGAAATGTCAGAGGCTTCAGAATGCCTGGGCCAAAGATCACATAATAAGATATTAATGGCAAACCATAAATTAAGCGTGTCCTGAAATGAGACATTTCAGACTATCTGTCAAGTTGAATTAttagacattttgtttttgaccTAGAAAATAGCTTGGGTTCCTCCAAAAACTGACATAAATAAGTGAGTAGGAGCCTACACTGGCAGTTCTTGTGAAGATTAATGCTCAAGCCTTAGTTCaattaaaatgtgaattttaaatggaaaatgtcTGATTTCAGTGCTGTATTTAGGATGTTTGGGCTCACAGTGGAGCTCCTGTATAATAGTTGCTAGGactaaaaaataattttcttgAAACATGCCACTTTTCTGACTAGCTTCTAACATTAACCTAAGAGTTAGGTCTGGCTAAGTTttgtaaatgattaaaacaaatgtatCATATTGCGCGTTGCCCTGACCCTCCATTGTGATGGACATGTTTCCAAGGCATACAACAAAAGCATCTCCAGATGTAAGCTCTCTATTTAGTTATAATTGCATCATATAATTGTTTATCCATTAATTGACGTTTTTGATGTTTTCCATTTTAtgatgttttggttttttttgttttgctttgttttgtttttttttccttccatccccagcttttttatattttctttcccTCAAGTGGCATTTGCTGCATTCTAGGCTTCtaattaaatacatacatacatctttaaaatacataaattcaCACGTTTAGAGAACCATCAATAATTTTTTGACAAAGGTTTTCAGTTTCTCAACTTCAGAGCCTAAAACTGACAGACTgctccagatacacacacacacacacatacacccaaacATATATTCGCTAACCACTTAACGTGATAAGCAATATTTGCACTTACCTAACTACCTCATTCAGTGACCCTGGAGTCTTTTTGCACTTATATGTGCATATTGTTGCACATTGCACGTTTTGCACATTATCTCCTGTACTGTATTACTGTTCTGTGACTGCTACCACGAAGACTGCTGTGCAGATCTTCTACGGTTAATGTAGCACATTTTGGTCTGTATTGTGTTGTACTTGTCTGTGTGTTCTTGTGTTTCTGTCTGcacttgtgttttgtgttgcatCATGGTCCTGGACAGGGGCATGCCTATACTGCGAGGAGACCTGGGGCTTAGCTCCAAGAAGGAATGTTGCTCTATGAAAACTTTACCAAATGTTTGTAAGGTCAAACCCAGCAAGAATTCAGAGCTTACTGTGAGGGGCTTTAGTTTACTACAATTTTGGTTTAGTACAGTTCTACTAAAACTGCATAAATTAATATGTTGGTTGCACATGTAAATTTACTTTGAGATTGCTTTAATATGTAAGTACTtgatacacaaaaaaaaaaaaaacatagaaaaaCACAGGGCATTTTGCAAAGTACACTAAACCatgaacactcattctggggactccattgttctgctgggggacttcaacgctcacgtgggtaatgacagtgagacctggaggggcgtgattgggaggaacggccccgctgatctgaacccgagtggtgttcagttattggattacTGTGcttgtcacagtttgtccataacaaacaccatgttcgagcataagggtgtccacaagtacacctggcatcaggacaccctaggccgcatttcgatgatcaactttatagtcgtatcatctgacctgcggccatatgttctggacactcgggtgaagagaggcgctgagctgtcaactgatccccaccttgtggtgagttggatcagatggcgggggaggatgccggacagacctggcaggcccaaacgtgtgctgaaggtttgctgggaacgtttggcagaggaacctgtcagaaagatcttcaactcccacatccggcagatcttcgactgcatcccgggggtgacattgagtccgagtgggccatgttccggacctccattgttgaggcggctgaatggagctgtggctgcaaggttgtcggtgcctgtcggggtggcaatccccgcactcggtggtggacaccccgggtgaggggggctgtcaagctgaagaaagagtcctatcgagcctggttggctcaggggactccggaggcagccgacaggtaccgaggagccaagccacatggaaaacgactttcggtcggctccgagaagtttctggcaaaccatcaggcgactcaggaggggaaagcagttttccaccaacactgtatatggtgggggtggggaactgttgacctcgactggggacgtcaccagacggtggaaggaatacttcgaggatcttctcaatcccaccagcacgccTTCCGAGGAAGCAGAGTTTGGGGCCCCCGGGGGgtgctcgtctatcactggggctgaagtggccaaggtggtagggaaactccttggcggtagggccccgggggtggatgaggttcaccccgggttcctcaaggctctggatgttgtggggctgtcttggttgacacgtctttgcaacattgcgtggacatcggaggcagtgcctctggactggcagactggggtggtggttcccctttttaaaaagggggattggagggtgtgttccaactatagggggatcacactcctcagcctccccggtaaggtctatgtgggggtactggagaagagagtccgactgatagttgaacctcggatccaggaggaacaatgcggattccgccccggtcgtggaacacaggaccagctctttaccctcgctaggattcCGGAGGGTCcttgggagtttgctcaaccagtctacatgtgttttgtggatctggagaaggcattcgaccgtgtccctcggggtattctgtggggggtgctcagggagtatggggtactgggctctttgttacgagctatccagtccctgtacaaacagagccagagtctggtttgtatggctggcagtaagtccgactggtttccagtcggagttggactccgtcagggctgcccgttgtcaccggttctgttcacaatttttatggacagaatttctccaagtggcggagggtgtccgg from Hoplias malabaricus isolate fHopMal1 chromosome 8, fHopMal1.hap1, whole genome shotgun sequence includes:
- the vip gene encoding VIP peptides, coding for MFKAMLQKNGSQLLLLIALCSVFYSRALSLPYSSMRAVRHADGLFTSGYSKLLGQLSARRYLESLIGKRVSDDLMEDQVPVKRHSDAIFTDNYSRFRKQMAVKKYLNSVLTGKRSLEDTPSEQEESTGGETTYRESYDGITVDELLNHIPLPL